One Chiloscyllium plagiosum isolate BGI_BamShark_2017 chromosome 34, ASM401019v2, whole genome shotgun sequence genomic window carries:
- the LOC122540345 gene encoding ERBB receptor feedback inhibitor 1-like isoform X2 yields MCLNGLSIYCTDPTAMTCMLNAAPHQQPYIVTSNNWQEMDPGQLNGHCCFGSCLRSSFHKLRPAALKMSNNEEPFLQMEKDQLLSPFKRLSVDSTIQSPPQTPVKGTSPPSISGCFSDRSSKPLPPLPITGDVSFDDVDSEVESITSSETDFLLQDYRPLSFRYNTPSRRSFRGCGQTNYAYSEGANRTRLPEGCDRIKKDSNLESTEVTEKPVQPHRKLQRSHSGPAGSYNKPVAFKNGSCLSRSSPNSNEVKPEVPPRVPIPPRLVKPDYRRWSAEVMSGMYCDEDRPPKIPPREPVSRNNSRTPSPKSLPSYLNGVMPPTRSFAPDPKYVSNKILQRQSSDGAGTKVPCILPIMEDGRKMSSTHYYLLPERPPYLEKFQKYLVEAQNTWESNDCTTENFKTFALTKPATVKGKSVAYVEAP; encoded by the exons ATGTGCCTTAATGGGTTGAG catcTACTGTACAGACCCCACAGCCATGACCTGTATGTTGAATGCTGCTCCCCATCAACAGCCCTACATCGTAACTTCAAACAACT GGCAAGAAATGGATCCAGGTCAGCTGAACGGCCACTGTTGTTTTGGGAGTTGTCTCAGATCATCTTTCCACAAGCTGCGACCAGCTGCTCTGAAAATGTCCAATAATGAGGAGCCATTTCTACAAATGGAAAAAGATCAGCTGCTCTCCCCATTTAAGAGACTCTCTGTGGATAGCACAATACAGTCACCACCTCAAACACCAGTGAAAGGGACAAGTCCACCATCTATTTCTGGGTGTTTCAGTGATCGAAGTTCTAAGCCACTCCCTCCATTGCCCATCACCGGTGATGTGTCCTTTGATGATGTGGACAGTGAGGTTGAATCCATTACAAGCTCTGAAACTGATTTCCTCTTGCAAGACTACAGACCGCTGAGCTTTCGGTACAATACTCCGAGCAGAAGGAGCTTCCGTGGGTGTGGGCAGACCAACTATGCTTACTCAGAAGGTGCTAATAGGACTAGGTTGCCAGAGGGTTGCGATAGGATAAAAAAAGACTCTAACCTGGAAAGCACCGAGGTTACTGaaaagcctgttcagcctcaccgcAAATTACAGCGTTCACATTCCGGTCCAGCTGGATCTTATAACAAACCTGTTGCATTTAAAAATGGAAGCTGTTTATCACGTTCATCACCAAACTCCAATGAGGTAAAGCCTGAGGTTCCTCCTCGAGTTCCCATACCCCCACGACTTGTGAAACCTGACTACCGGAGATGGTCTGCAGAGGTGATGTCAGGCATGTATTGTGACGAGGACAGGCCACCGAAAATACCCCCACGGGAACCTGTGTCCAGAAATAACTCGCGCACCCCAAGTCCTAAAAGCCTCCCTTCCTACCTCAATGGAGTGATGCCACCTACACGAAGCTTTGCACCTGACCCTAAATACGTCAGCAACAAAATTTTGCAGCGGCAGAGCAGTGATGGGGCAGGCACAAAGGTGCCATGCATTTTACCAATCATGGAAGATGGAAGGAAGATGAGCTCTACACACTACTACCTGCTCCCTGAGAGGCCTCCCTATCTGGAAAAGTTTCAGAAATACTTGGTGGAGGCTCAGAACACATGGGAGTCGAATGATTGCACAACAGAGAATTTCAAGACATTTGCATTGACCAAGCCAGCAACAGTAAAAGGGAAATCTGTTGCTTATGTAGAGGCTCCTTAG
- the LOC122540345 gene encoding ERBB receptor feedback inhibitor 1-like isoform X3: MTCMLNAAPHQQPYIVTSNNSGQEMDPGQLNGHCCFGSCLRSSFHKLRPAALKMSNNEEPFLQMEKDQLLSPFKRLSVDSTIQSPPQTPVKGTSPPSISGCFSDRSSKPLPPLPITGDVSFDDVDSEVESITSSETDFLLQDYRPLSFRYNTPSRRSFRGCGQTNYAYSEGANRTRLPEGCDRIKKDSNLESTEVTEKPVQPHRKLQRSHSGPAGSYNKPVAFKNGSCLSRSSPNSNEVKPEVPPRVPIPPRLVKPDYRRWSAEVMSGMYCDEDRPPKIPPREPVSRNNSRTPSPKSLPSYLNGVMPPTRSFAPDPKYVSNKILQRQSSDGAGTKVPCILPIMEDGRKMSSTHYYLLPERPPYLEKFQKYLVEAQNTWESNDCTTENFKTFALTKPATVKGKSVAYVEAP; the protein is encoded by the exons ATGACCTGTATGTTGAATGCTGCTCCCCATCAACAGCCCTACATCGTAACTTCAAACAACT CAGGGCAAGAAATGGATCCAGGTCAGCTGAACGGCCACTGTTGTTTTGGGAGTTGTCTCAGATCATCTTTCCACAAGCTGCGACCAGCTGCTCTGAAAATGTCCAATAATGAGGAGCCATTTCTACAAATGGAAAAAGATCAGCTGCTCTCCCCATTTAAGAGACTCTCTGTGGATAGCACAATACAGTCACCACCTCAAACACCAGTGAAAGGGACAAGTCCACCATCTATTTCTGGGTGTTTCAGTGATCGAAGTTCTAAGCCACTCCCTCCATTGCCCATCACCGGTGATGTGTCCTTTGATGATGTGGACAGTGAGGTTGAATCCATTACAAGCTCTGAAACTGATTTCCTCTTGCAAGACTACAGACCGCTGAGCTTTCGGTACAATACTCCGAGCAGAAGGAGCTTCCGTGGGTGTGGGCAGACCAACTATGCTTACTCAGAAGGTGCTAATAGGACTAGGTTGCCAGAGGGTTGCGATAGGATAAAAAAAGACTCTAACCTGGAAAGCACCGAGGTTACTGaaaagcctgttcagcctcaccgcAAATTACAGCGTTCACATTCCGGTCCAGCTGGATCTTATAACAAACCTGTTGCATTTAAAAATGGAAGCTGTTTATCACGTTCATCACCAAACTCCAATGAGGTAAAGCCTGAGGTTCCTCCTCGAGTTCCCATACCCCCACGACTTGTGAAACCTGACTACCGGAGATGGTCTGCAGAGGTGATGTCAGGCATGTATTGTGACGAGGACAGGCCACCGAAAATACCCCCACGGGAACCTGTGTCCAGAAATAACTCGCGCACCCCAAGTCCTAAAAGCCTCCCTTCCTACCTCAATGGAGTGATGCCACCTACACGAAGCTTTGCACCTGACCCTAAATACGTCAGCAACAAAATTTTGCAGCGGCAGAGCAGTGATGGGGCAGGCACAAAGGTGCCATGCATTTTACCAATCATGGAAGATGGAAGGAAGATGAGCTCTACACACTACTACCTGCTCCCTGAGAGGCCTCCCTATCTGGAAAAGTTTCAGAAATACTTGGTGGAGGCTCAGAACACATGGGAGTCGAATGATTGCACAACAGAGAATTTCAAGACATTTGCATTGACCAAGCCAGCAACAGTAAAAGGGAAATCTGTTGCTTATGTAGAGGCTCCTTAG
- the LOC122540345 gene encoding ERBB receptor feedback inhibitor 1-like isoform X1, protein MCLNGLSIYCTDPTAMTCMLNAAPHQQPYIVTSNNSGQEMDPGQLNGHCCFGSCLRSSFHKLRPAALKMSNNEEPFLQMEKDQLLSPFKRLSVDSTIQSPPQTPVKGTSPPSISGCFSDRSSKPLPPLPITGDVSFDDVDSEVESITSSETDFLLQDYRPLSFRYNTPSRRSFRGCGQTNYAYSEGANRTRLPEGCDRIKKDSNLESTEVTEKPVQPHRKLQRSHSGPAGSYNKPVAFKNGSCLSRSSPNSNEVKPEVPPRVPIPPRLVKPDYRRWSAEVMSGMYCDEDRPPKIPPREPVSRNNSRTPSPKSLPSYLNGVMPPTRSFAPDPKYVSNKILQRQSSDGAGTKVPCILPIMEDGRKMSSTHYYLLPERPPYLEKFQKYLVEAQNTWESNDCTTENFKTFALTKPATVKGKSVAYVEAP, encoded by the exons ATGTGCCTTAATGGGTTGAG catcTACTGTACAGACCCCACAGCCATGACCTGTATGTTGAATGCTGCTCCCCATCAACAGCCCTACATCGTAACTTCAAACAACT CAGGGCAAGAAATGGATCCAGGTCAGCTGAACGGCCACTGTTGTTTTGGGAGTTGTCTCAGATCATCTTTCCACAAGCTGCGACCAGCTGCTCTGAAAATGTCCAATAATGAGGAGCCATTTCTACAAATGGAAAAAGATCAGCTGCTCTCCCCATTTAAGAGACTCTCTGTGGATAGCACAATACAGTCACCACCTCAAACACCAGTGAAAGGGACAAGTCCACCATCTATTTCTGGGTGTTTCAGTGATCGAAGTTCTAAGCCACTCCCTCCATTGCCCATCACCGGTGATGTGTCCTTTGATGATGTGGACAGTGAGGTTGAATCCATTACAAGCTCTGAAACTGATTTCCTCTTGCAAGACTACAGACCGCTGAGCTTTCGGTACAATACTCCGAGCAGAAGGAGCTTCCGTGGGTGTGGGCAGACCAACTATGCTTACTCAGAAGGTGCTAATAGGACTAGGTTGCCAGAGGGTTGCGATAGGATAAAAAAAGACTCTAACCTGGAAAGCACCGAGGTTACTGaaaagcctgttcagcctcaccgcAAATTACAGCGTTCACATTCCGGTCCAGCTGGATCTTATAACAAACCTGTTGCATTTAAAAATGGAAGCTGTTTATCACGTTCATCACCAAACTCCAATGAGGTAAAGCCTGAGGTTCCTCCTCGAGTTCCCATACCCCCACGACTTGTGAAACCTGACTACCGGAGATGGTCTGCAGAGGTGATGTCAGGCATGTATTGTGACGAGGACAGGCCACCGAAAATACCCCCACGGGAACCTGTGTCCAGAAATAACTCGCGCACCCCAAGTCCTAAAAGCCTCCCTTCCTACCTCAATGGAGTGATGCCACCTACACGAAGCTTTGCACCTGACCCTAAATACGTCAGCAACAAAATTTTGCAGCGGCAGAGCAGTGATGGGGCAGGCACAAAGGTGCCATGCATTTTACCAATCATGGAAGATGGAAGGAAGATGAGCTCTACACACTACTACCTGCTCCCTGAGAGGCCTCCCTATCTGGAAAAGTTTCAGAAATACTTGGTGGAGGCTCAGAACACATGGGAGTCGAATGATTGCACAACAGAGAATTTCAAGACATTTGCATTGACCAAGCCAGCAACAGTAAAAGGGAAATCTGTTGCTTATGTAGAGGCTCCTTAG
- the LOC122540345 gene encoding ERBB receptor feedback inhibitor 1-like isoform X4, translating to MTCMLNAAPHQQPYIVTSNNWQEMDPGQLNGHCCFGSCLRSSFHKLRPAALKMSNNEEPFLQMEKDQLLSPFKRLSVDSTIQSPPQTPVKGTSPPSISGCFSDRSSKPLPPLPITGDVSFDDVDSEVESITSSETDFLLQDYRPLSFRYNTPSRRSFRGCGQTNYAYSEGANRTRLPEGCDRIKKDSNLESTEVTEKPVQPHRKLQRSHSGPAGSYNKPVAFKNGSCLSRSSPNSNEVKPEVPPRVPIPPRLVKPDYRRWSAEVMSGMYCDEDRPPKIPPREPVSRNNSRTPSPKSLPSYLNGVMPPTRSFAPDPKYVSNKILQRQSSDGAGTKVPCILPIMEDGRKMSSTHYYLLPERPPYLEKFQKYLVEAQNTWESNDCTTENFKTFALTKPATVKGKSVAYVEAP from the exons ATGACCTGTATGTTGAATGCTGCTCCCCATCAACAGCCCTACATCGTAACTTCAAACAACT GGCAAGAAATGGATCCAGGTCAGCTGAACGGCCACTGTTGTTTTGGGAGTTGTCTCAGATCATCTTTCCACAAGCTGCGACCAGCTGCTCTGAAAATGTCCAATAATGAGGAGCCATTTCTACAAATGGAAAAAGATCAGCTGCTCTCCCCATTTAAGAGACTCTCTGTGGATAGCACAATACAGTCACCACCTCAAACACCAGTGAAAGGGACAAGTCCACCATCTATTTCTGGGTGTTTCAGTGATCGAAGTTCTAAGCCACTCCCTCCATTGCCCATCACCGGTGATGTGTCCTTTGATGATGTGGACAGTGAGGTTGAATCCATTACAAGCTCTGAAACTGATTTCCTCTTGCAAGACTACAGACCGCTGAGCTTTCGGTACAATACTCCGAGCAGAAGGAGCTTCCGTGGGTGTGGGCAGACCAACTATGCTTACTCAGAAGGTGCTAATAGGACTAGGTTGCCAGAGGGTTGCGATAGGATAAAAAAAGACTCTAACCTGGAAAGCACCGAGGTTACTGaaaagcctgttcagcctcaccgcAAATTACAGCGTTCACATTCCGGTCCAGCTGGATCTTATAACAAACCTGTTGCATTTAAAAATGGAAGCTGTTTATCACGTTCATCACCAAACTCCAATGAGGTAAAGCCTGAGGTTCCTCCTCGAGTTCCCATACCCCCACGACTTGTGAAACCTGACTACCGGAGATGGTCTGCAGAGGTGATGTCAGGCATGTATTGTGACGAGGACAGGCCACCGAAAATACCCCCACGGGAACCTGTGTCCAGAAATAACTCGCGCACCCCAAGTCCTAAAAGCCTCCCTTCCTACCTCAATGGAGTGATGCCACCTACACGAAGCTTTGCACCTGACCCTAAATACGTCAGCAACAAAATTTTGCAGCGGCAGAGCAGTGATGGGGCAGGCACAAAGGTGCCATGCATTTTACCAATCATGGAAGATGGAAGGAAGATGAGCTCTACACACTACTACCTGCTCCCTGAGAGGCCTCCCTATCTGGAAAAGTTTCAGAAATACTTGGTGGAGGCTCAGAACACATGGGAGTCGAATGATTGCACAACAGAGAATTTCAAGACATTTGCATTGACCAAGCCAGCAACAGTAAAAGGGAAATCTGTTGCTTATGTAGAGGCTCCTTAG